A genomic segment from uncultured Desulfuromonas sp. encodes:
- a CDS encoding TonB-dependent receptor produces MKKGLVLGVMLALWAQFGWAELATQSLDDVVVTATRTTGNLAMVGGTSVEVITAEDIEARHLTTVTEVLQTVPGLQLSNNGGMGAPSKVFIRGADSKNTLLLIDGIAANDPTDVNRGADFSNILLENVERIEIVKGPMSVLYGSNATAGVINIITRSGSQGLHGYAGVEAGTYNTKTFTGGLNGSLGKSDFSLAVSRLTSQGYSIANADNSDIPHNGNTSEDDAWENTTFSGKLNAPLCSSATLSAVVRYADAEMDLDDWGSGYAGDRFDYDYMTWGYVANPAGTKENSLETRRLFTRLNLHALLFDDKVISDLDYKFSRQERDAYDNDGNDSYDYLGKTDDWSWQGTWFMMPENRLTFGLGYLLESSESSSTDEEDAETVSLWLQDQYTIGGLDLIAGLRYDDHDRFGGKTTWRFAPAYRIDASGTTVRGSYATGFRTPSLYELYSSYGDKNLDPEKSRSWEVGVDQELFGDLIVASVTWFKTTFEDRIDWDYTRVVPGMSWPGGYAQLDGESKTEGVEVSLHLFAEKTFSCRLDYTYNDTEDPDGARMTRRPLHKVHAGMRYTLGALRCNVDGYWVDEREAISSAMDENGNVVDVLDAYVLVNVSADYEVNDTLSLYARIDNLFDEHYEEAWSYATAGQSFYLGGKVRF; encoded by the coding sequence ATGAAGAAAGGGCTTGTGCTGGGCGTTATGCTCGCTCTCTGGGCACAATTCGGCTGGGCTGAGTTGGCGACGCAATCGTTGGACGATGTTGTTGTCACGGCGACTCGTACCACGGGTAATCTGGCCATGGTTGGTGGTACGTCTGTCGAAGTGATTACTGCTGAAGACATCGAGGCACGTCATCTGACAACCGTAACGGAAGTTCTGCAGACCGTTCCAGGCTTGCAGTTATCCAACAATGGCGGTATGGGAGCTCCGAGTAAGGTGTTTATTCGTGGCGCCGATTCTAAAAATACCTTGCTGCTGATTGATGGTATTGCTGCCAATGACCCGACGGACGTTAATCGTGGCGCTGATTTTTCCAATATTCTGTTGGAAAACGTCGAACGGATTGAAATTGTCAAAGGTCCGATGAGTGTTCTTTACGGCAGTAATGCAACAGCCGGAGTGATCAATATTATTACCCGCTCCGGATCACAGGGACTTCATGGTTATGCGGGGGTGGAAGCCGGAACCTATAACACCAAGACCTTTACTGGTGGGCTTAACGGTTCTCTGGGGAAAAGTGATTTTTCCTTGGCGGTTTCGCGCCTGACCTCCCAAGGGTATTCCATTGCCAATGCGGATAACAGCGATATCCCCCATAATGGAAACACATCGGAAGATGATGCCTGGGAAAATACCACGTTCAGTGGCAAGTTAAACGCTCCGTTGTGTTCCTCTGCGACGCTGTCGGCTGTTGTGCGTTATGCCGACGCTGAAATGGATCTGGATGACTGGGGCAGCGGCTACGCTGGTGATCGGTTTGATTACGATTATATGACGTGGGGCTATGTGGCGAATCCTGCGGGGACGAAAGAGAATTCCCTTGAAACCCGACGTCTGTTTACACGATTGAATCTCCATGCATTATTGTTTGACGATAAGGTGATCTCTGATCTCGATTACAAGTTCAGCCGCCAGGAACGCGATGCCTACGATAATGATGGCAACGATTCCTATGATTATCTTGGCAAAACAGATGACTGGAGCTGGCAGGGAACCTGGTTCATGATGCCGGAAAATCGTTTGACCTTCGGGCTTGGATATCTCTTGGAAAGCTCGGAAAGCTCCTCTACTGATGAAGAAGACGCGGAGACGGTCAGTCTCTGGCTGCAGGATCAATATACCATTGGCGGTCTCGATCTGATTGCCGGTCTACGCTATGATGACCATGACCGGTTTGGAGGGAAAACCACCTGGCGTTTTGCACCGGCGTATCGCATTGATGCCAGCGGAACAACTGTTCGTGGTAGTTATGCCACAGGGTTCAGAACGCCTTCATTGTATGAATTGTATTCTTCCTATGGGGACAAAAATCTTGATCCTGAAAAAAGTCGCTCGTGGGAAGTTGGTGTCGATCAAGAGCTGTTTGGTGATTTGATTGTTGCCAGCGTTACCTGGTTTAAAACCACTTTCGAAGATCGTATTGACTGGGATTACACGCGCGTTGTTCCCGGCATGTCCTGGCCGGGGGGGTATGCGCAGTTAGATGGCGAAAGCAAAACCGAAGGGGTAGAAGTTTCACTTCATCTGTTTGCAGAGAAAACGTTCAGTTGTCGCCTGGATTACACCTATAACGATACAGAAGATCCCGATGGCGCTCGTATGACGCGTCGACCATTGCATAAAGTCCACGCTGGGATGCGTTATACACTCGGGGCTTTGCGTTGCAATGTTGACGGCTACTGGGTCGATGAGCGCGAGGCCATCAGTAGTGCCATGGATGAAAACGGCAATGTCGTTGATGTTCTTGATGCGTATGTTCTGGTGAATGTCTCAGCAGATTATGAGGTGAATGACACTCTGAGTCTTTACGCCCGAATTGATAATCTGTTTGACGAACATTACGAAGAAGCCTGGAGTTATGCGACCGCCGGGCAATCTTTTTATCTGGGCGGCAAGGTCCGATTTTAA
- a CDS encoding ABC-F family ATP-binding cassette domain-containing protein produces MNVIDVTELEKHYGARTIFTEVTFAVDETEKVGLIGRNGCGKSTLLRILEGLDDADGGAISRKKGSTVVYLPQQPVFEDALTAHQVLSRSLTAVYERRQRYDQVLSLLEQASPQEMDALLAEQQVLQEWFDHHQCWNVDHRIGDVCNRLGVTHLDQPVAQMSGGQQKRVALAGVLLQQPDLLLLDEPTNHLDAVSIQWLEEELLRYPGAVMLVTHDRYFLDRVATRMFELDEGKFQVFTGNYSLYLQQKQQQYDEAQGQQSRLLNLLRREEAWLHRGAKARTTKQKARIDRVDKLREQKQGPRRGDVSLQFSAEQKLGGTILELEHVQLQVADRTLAKDVSLILRPGERLGILGPNGCGKSTLLKTILGEIPLVCGEVTVGRKTQVGYIDQNRSGLDPEKTVAESLGEGDWVTIAGHKRHKTGYLEEFLFDYAEQRKPVATLSGGERARLLLASLMLQGANLLVLDEPTNDLDIQTLQVLEQALIDFTGCVVIVTHDRYLLDRIATATFVFDGLGSVVRYEGNYSDMLLQQCPQEPVIEKKTQPKNTEKQAGEVKKQRKGLSYKEKIELEDVEAKIAELEEAQSGVEQSLSQTINRSVEELEKLGHRFAEISEQLTELYERWEVLEEKKEGS; encoded by the coding sequence ATGAATGTCATTGATGTCACTGAACTGGAAAAACATTATGGTGCTCGAACCATTTTTACCGAGGTGACTTTTGCCGTCGATGAAACGGAAAAAGTCGGCTTAATCGGTCGTAACGGCTGTGGCAAATCGACACTGTTACGTATTCTCGAAGGGCTGGATGATGCTGATGGCGGCGCAATCAGCCGTAAAAAAGGCTCTACTGTGGTTTATCTGCCACAGCAACCGGTCTTTGAAGACGCCCTGACGGCCCATCAGGTTCTCTCCCGTTCCCTGACCGCCGTTTATGAAAGACGTCAACGTTACGATCAGGTGTTGTCTTTATTGGAACAGGCCAGCCCACAGGAGATGGACGCGTTATTGGCAGAACAACAGGTGTTGCAGGAGTGGTTTGATCACCATCAATGCTGGAATGTGGATCATCGTATCGGTGATGTGTGCAACCGGCTTGGCGTGACCCATTTGGACCAGCCGGTCGCTCAGATGTCCGGCGGACAGCAGAAGCGTGTTGCCTTGGCCGGTGTGCTTTTGCAACAGCCTGATCTTTTGCTTCTTGATGAACCGACCAACCATCTTGATGCCGTCAGCATTCAATGGTTGGAAGAAGAGCTGTTGCGCTATCCCGGTGCGGTTATGCTGGTGACTCATGATCGTTATTTTCTCGATCGTGTGGCAACGCGCATGTTTGAACTCGATGAAGGGAAATTTCAGGTATTTACCGGAAACTACAGCCTTTATCTACAACAAAAACAACAACAATATGATGAAGCGCAGGGCCAGCAAAGTCGCCTGCTCAATCTGTTGCGGCGTGAGGAGGCCTGGTTGCATCGTGGCGCCAAAGCTCGAACAACCAAGCAGAAAGCCCGCATTGATCGGGTGGATAAACTGCGTGAACAGAAACAGGGGCCGCGACGTGGTGACGTCAGTCTGCAATTCAGTGCAGAGCAGAAGCTCGGAGGGACCATCCTTGAATTGGAACATGTCCAGTTGCAGGTTGCAGATCGGACATTGGCTAAAGATGTGTCGTTGATTCTTCGTCCCGGCGAACGCCTGGGGATTTTAGGACCGAATGGGTGCGGAAAATCGACTCTCCTTAAAACCATTCTTGGAGAAATACCCCTTGTTTGCGGTGAAGTGACTGTGGGGAGAAAAACCCAGGTCGGCTACATCGATCAAAACCGGAGTGGCCTGGATCCCGAAAAAACCGTTGCCGAATCGCTCGGCGAGGGCGACTGGGTGACCATTGCCGGGCATAAACGTCATAAAACCGGATATCTCGAAGAGTTTTTGTTTGATTATGCAGAACAGCGTAAACCTGTTGCGACGTTGTCCGGTGGAGAACGTGCCCGATTATTGTTGGCATCACTGATGTTGCAGGGGGCCAATCTGTTGGTACTGGACGAGCCGACCAATGATCTCGACATTCAGACGTTGCAGGTTCTTGAACAGGCGCTGATCGATTTCACTGGCTGCGTCGTCATTGTTACCCATGATCGTTATCTGTTGGACCGTATTGCCACGGCGACGTTTGTCTTTGATGGCCTGGGCAGTGTGGTACGCTATGAAGGTAACTACTCCGATATGTTGTTGCAACAGTGCCCACAAGAACCGGTAATAGAGAAAAAAACTCAGCCGAAAAACACCGAAAAACAGGCAGGTGAGGTTAAAAAACAACGCAAAGGTCTCAGTTATAAAGAGAAAATTGAGTTGGAGGACGTTGAGGCGAAAATCGCGGAGCTCGAAGAGGCGCAGAGCGGGGTGGAACAGTCGCTTTCGCAAACGATCAATCGCAGTGTCGAGGAATTGGAAAAGCTGGGCCATCGTTTCGCTGAGATTTCGGAACAACTCACTGAACTTTACGAACGCTGGGAGGTTTTGGAAGAGAAAAAAGAGGGCAGTTGA
- a CDS encoding TonB-dependent receptor plug domain-containing protein, which produces MRHLITWGLCTLVLFCALPAWAETANDPETLPDITVIDTSSVTTPGQTVLSAETLQALPQGDGAITNLLKVLPGIQFSETDNSSLTGGEILPSEISISGGRVYDNSFLIDGLGNNSLLDPTSDNPASSTDVPGHSQQLFLDSSLVDSITVYRSNISARYSGFTGGVIDVETRDPSETFGGEVSLRSTRSEWTSFHVDPEYEEDFYSSKEADMQPKFRKYYGNASVDVPLNEKMGLLLAYSKSYSQIPLYNFDEEHSQHRVLENYFAKYVYTPSDDTTLRVTFISTPYEGRYFLDDVKNSDYSIDGGGWSLSSSLEHDFSLANVEFLAGYVANENSRSAPDNYFNYKVTPSADWGEKVSQEGNFGDIETDEDLLSLACHATWTPFTLWGVKHEWISGVTFERTKADYQRSYSTNSGWKTSDIVIDEENDPFCIPGEQYAYNLIVYPEDDADAEISSVDIYLEDTLSWWRLAFRPGIHISYNDLMKNTDYAGRAALFYDVFADGTTIFSAGTSRYYGKTFLAYALNEEKAQYERLTRSLNADGTLTEWSLNPRSSFSASRLSDLETPYVDEWSIGLEQDLFGGRFTICYIDRNGEDQLTRKVLDKDEYGYMYSEWTNLGESRHKEVTASWSCDWENQSLLIDGTWQDSESSNEDYNDLLELEDFDDQVWYQDHLVYRLDLPRSDYNREWSANLLYEITLGYGLSFTNVTRYRSGYEGIVDSGENYVLEDGTKVDIYEKRDFSSSTVFDWKLEWSYAVSELQELTVTCDVYNVFNRKVYTGTSGEYKLGRQLWVGLSYTF; this is translated from the coding sequence GTGCGCCATTTGATCACTTGGGGGTTGTGTACTCTTGTCTTGTTCTGTGCTCTTCCGGCCTGGGCTGAAACAGCAAACGATCCGGAGACCCTGCCGGATATCACCGTCATTGATACCTCTTCCGTGACTACTCCCGGCCAGACGGTTCTTTCAGCGGAGACCCTACAGGCTCTTCCGCAGGGCGATGGTGCCATCACCAACTTGCTGAAAGTTCTTCCCGGTATTCAGTTCAGTGAAACCGATAATTCGTCACTGACGGGCGGCGAGATCCTTCCATCTGAAATCTCTATTTCCGGTGGCCGGGTTTACGATAACAGTTTTCTGATTGACGGATTGGGGAACAACAGTCTGTTGGATCCAACATCAGATAATCCGGCGAGCTCTACGGATGTACCGGGACATTCCCAGCAGCTGTTTCTCGATTCCTCCCTTGTTGATTCGATCACGGTGTATCGTAGTAATATTTCTGCGCGTTACAGTGGTTTCACCGGTGGTGTCATTGACGTTGAAACCCGTGATCCCAGTGAAACTTTCGGTGGTGAAGTGTCCCTGCGTTCAACGCGCTCTGAATGGACCAGCTTCCATGTTGACCCGGAATATGAGGAGGATTTTTATTCTTCTAAAGAAGCCGATATGCAGCCGAAATTCCGTAAATATTACGGTAATGCCAGTGTTGATGTCCCTCTTAACGAGAAAATGGGCTTGCTCTTAGCCTATTCCAAAAGTTATTCGCAAATTCCTTTATACAACTTTGATGAAGAGCATAGCCAACATCGTGTTTTAGAAAATTACTTTGCCAAATATGTTTATACCCCCAGTGATGATACAACACTGCGGGTCACTTTCATTTCAACGCCTTATGAAGGACGCTATTTTCTGGATGATGTTAAAAACAGCGATTACAGCATTGATGGCGGTGGCTGGTCGCTTAGCTCAAGTCTTGAGCATGATTTTTCTTTAGCAAATGTTGAATTTCTGGCGGGTTATGTAGCGAATGAAAACAGCCGTAGTGCTCCAGATAACTACTTTAATTACAAAGTAACACCTTCTGCCGATTGGGGCGAAAAGGTGAGTCAAGAAGGGAACTTTGGAGATATCGAAACAGACGAAGATTTGTTGTCTTTAGCCTGCCATGCGACTTGGACTCCTTTTACTCTCTGGGGCGTGAAACACGAATGGATCAGTGGTGTCACTTTTGAGCGTACGAAAGCAGATTATCAGCGTAGCTATTCGACGAACAGTGGATGGAAAACAAGTGATATTGTGATCGATGAAGAAAATGATCCGTTTTGTATCCCCGGAGAACAATACGCCTATAATTTGATCGTTTATCCTGAGGATGATGCGGATGCCGAAATCAGTTCTGTGGATATTTATCTCGAAGATACTTTAAGTTGGTGGAGACTGGCATTTCGTCCCGGGATTCATATCAGTTACAACGATTTGATGAAAAATACCGACTATGCCGGTCGAGCGGCTCTTTTTTATGATGTTTTTGCCGATGGAACAACGATTTTCAGCGCGGGGACCAGTCGTTATTATGGCAAGACCTTTTTAGCTTATGCCCTCAATGAAGAAAAAGCTCAGTATGAACGATTGACACGAAGCCTCAATGCTGATGGTACATTGACGGAGTGGTCTCTGAATCCACGTTCATCATTTAGCGCAAGTCGGTTGAGCGATCTAGAGACTCCCTATGTCGATGAGTGGAGTATCGGCCTTGAACAGGATTTGTTCGGCGGGCGTTTCACCATATGCTATATCGACCGTAATGGCGAAGACCAACTAACGCGCAAGGTTTTGGATAAGGATGAATATGGCTATATGTATTCGGAATGGACGAATCTTGGGGAAAGTCGCCACAAGGAAGTGACTGCTAGCTGGTCGTGTGATTGGGAAAACCAGTCTCTATTGATCGATGGTACGTGGCAGGATAGTGAAAGCAGTAACGAAGATTATAATGATTTGTTGGAGCTGGAGGATTTTGACGATCAAGTCTGGTATCAAGATCATCTTGTTTATCGGCTTGATTTACCCCGTTCGGATTATAACCGCGAATGGAGTGCCAACCTGTTGTACGAAATTACGTTAGGTTATGGCCTGTCTTTTACCAATGTAACGCGCTATCGCAGCGGCTATGAAGGTATCGTTGACAGTGGTGAGAATTATGTCCTTGAAGACGGTACTAAAGTCGATATCTATGAAAAGCGGGATTTTTCCAGTTCGACTGTCTTCGACTGGAAACTGGAGTGGTCCTATGCTGTTTCGGAATTGCAAGAGTTGACCGTAACCTGTGATGTTTACAATGTCTTCAATCGAAAAGTTTATACCGGAACAAGCGGAGAATATAAGCTGGGCAGGCAGTTATGGGTTGGGCTCTCTTATACGTTTTGA
- a CDS encoding carbonic anhydrase — MKDLTALVSGFRRFQENFFSEDTRLFDQLKKAQHPKILAIACCDSRVDPSLLTDCDPGDLFVIRNVANLVPPYQPDAHYHGVSAAVEYAVCFLNVEHILVMGHSQCGGIQSLMEKSGGCDDGDNEFIDKWVSLAQPAKDTVLKELADKPKEIQTRACEQASILLSLENLLTFPQILKRVEAGTLSLQAWYIDIQTGALLSYNPKSGEFEVLVKRPE, encoded by the coding sequence ATGAAGGATCTGACGGCTCTTGTCAGCGGATTTCGCCGCTTTCAGGAAAACTTTTTTAGTGAAGACACGCGATTATTTGATCAGCTTAAAAAAGCCCAGCATCCAAAAATTCTTGCCATCGCCTGCTGCGATTCACGCGTTGATCCTTCCCTATTAACGGATTGTGATCCCGGCGATCTGTTTGTTATCCGCAATGTTGCTAACCTCGTCCCACCCTACCAGCCTGATGCGCACTATCACGGGGTCTCCGCAGCAGTTGAATATGCGGTGTGTTTTCTCAATGTCGAACATATCTTGGTCATGGGGCATTCCCAATGTGGCGGCATCCAAAGCTTGATGGAAAAATCAGGGGGATGTGATGACGGCGACAATGAGTTCATCGACAAATGGGTCAGCCTGGCCCAACCCGCCAAAGACACCGTCCTCAAGGAACTGGCTGACAAACCTAAAGAAATTCAAACTCGCGCTTGTGAACAGGCTTCTATTCTGCTCTCTCTGGAAAATCTGTTAACCTTTCCGCAGATCCTCAAGCGCGTTGAAGCAGGCACCCTGTCCTTGCAAGCCTGGTATATCGATATCCAGACCGGTGCATTGTTAAGCTACAATCCGAAGAGTGGGGAATTTGAAGTTCTCGTCAAACGCCCGGAATAA
- a CDS encoding response regulator produces MPHTATTNIGQKITTIVMLTSTIVLLLSLAASVYIQGTTFQDSMVDKLSTMARIIGDNSKEALALRKSYLAERIINSLELEPSIQLAYLFDRDNKVVTQYRNKKESSLAEELKNSPFKIERIKMVENSAEMKHFFDLRYLTIYSPIFHEGDYIGCVYLQMSQNLIIRNLLLFAIAALGMLAATLGIAYLLTTRLKRLITHPLHQLVDRMNEVSAEQNYSCQRMPDINSDIIEIKTLLAGFCHMLKQIEKRENALQQYSHDLEEQVRERTKDLQQTNDELHGTIQELDEAKIAAQEASAAKSRFLANMSHEIRTPMIGVLGMAEQLMGRDLGEQEAELVRTIYSSGESLQAILNDLLDISKIEAGKLELDLYQFNPIETLDQAVELLADNAFKKGLELTTVTHTTVPSALTGDAGRLRQIILNLLSNAIKFTEEGHIVVDMNWLSKNERSGTLTVSVKDTGIGLDEEAKKNIFTAFTQADSSTSRKYGGTGLGLAIVKQLVGLMDGTIAVRDNDDQGSIFTVTIPFTQLATQEPRVPKTALSGQKNAIISSDNQQLQQMLREHLEAHGINVMLCDNATMTHHRLNEDRTQVDLLLLDSALPGGAISLAKTLQTAQTVRPKVIFLGPRSQMFNAQEMTQLGIDTFLPKPVQTTLLYHALKASSNVIKAAQHKETTPATSHMQGQYRILLAEDNEVNQRLVQLIVRPLDYHLTIVSNGQQAVEAVEKENFSLILMDCQMPLMDGYEAAQRIRQQTATPIIALTAHAGEEDVLRCKDAGMTDYLCKPYRQIQLLDMIEKHLLPKVD; encoded by the coding sequence ATGCCCCACACCGCGACAACAAATATCGGTCAAAAAATTACCACCATCGTCATGTTGACCAGCACAATTGTACTGTTGCTGTCCCTGGCGGCCTCCGTTTATATTCAGGGCACGACATTTCAGGACAGCATGGTGGATAAATTGTCAACCATGGCGCGCATTATCGGTGACAACAGTAAAGAGGCCCTGGCATTACGTAAAAGTTATCTCGCGGAACGTATCATTAACAGCCTCGAACTTGAACCATCCATTCAATTGGCGTATCTGTTTGATCGCGATAATAAAGTGGTCACCCAATACCGCAACAAAAAAGAAAGCAGTCTGGCTGAGGAGCTTAAAAACAGCCCGTTTAAAATCGAACGGATTAAGATGGTCGAGAACAGCGCAGAGATGAAACATTTTTTTGATCTGCGCTACCTGACGATCTACTCACCGATTTTTCACGAGGGAGATTACATTGGCTGTGTTTATCTACAGATGAGTCAGAACCTGATTATCCGCAACCTGTTGCTGTTTGCCATCGCAGCTCTGGGCATGCTGGCAGCTACACTCGGCATTGCCTATCTTCTGACGACGCGCCTGAAACGATTGATCACCCACCCATTGCATCAACTGGTGGATCGCATGAACGAAGTTTCTGCAGAACAGAATTATTCGTGCCAGAGGATGCCGGACATAAACAGTGATATCATCGAAATCAAAACACTTCTCGCCGGATTTTGTCATATGCTCAAACAGATAGAAAAACGCGAGAATGCCCTGCAACAATACAGCCACGACCTTGAAGAACAAGTCCGTGAGCGCACCAAAGATCTGCAGCAAACCAATGACGAATTACATGGCACGATACAGGAGCTGGATGAAGCTAAAATCGCAGCGCAAGAGGCAAGCGCCGCCAAATCCCGTTTTCTGGCCAATATGAGCCATGAAATTCGCACGCCAATGATCGGCGTTCTCGGTATGGCCGAGCAGTTGATGGGGCGTGATCTCGGCGAGCAGGAAGCCGAACTTGTGCGAACCATTTACAGCTCAGGAGAATCACTTCAGGCCATTTTGAACGACCTGCTTGATATTTCAAAAATCGAAGCAGGAAAACTGGAATTGGATCTTTATCAGTTCAATCCCATTGAGACGTTGGATCAGGCGGTAGAGCTGTTGGCCGATAACGCATTCAAGAAAGGGCTTGAACTCACGACGGTGACACACACAACGGTTCCTTCGGCACTGACCGGTGATGCCGGTCGTTTACGACAAATTATTCTCAACCTGTTGTCCAACGCCATTAAATTTACGGAAGAGGGTCACATCGTTGTCGATATGAATTGGCTGTCGAAAAATGAAAGATCCGGCACACTAACCGTGTCGGTCAAAGATACCGGCATCGGCCTCGATGAAGAGGCGAAAAAGAATATCTTTACGGCCTTTACCCAGGCAGACAGCTCCACCAGCCGTAAATATGGTGGTACAGGATTGGGCCTGGCCATCGTCAAACAACTTGTCGGCTTAATGGACGGAACCATTGCTGTTCGCGACAACGACGACCAGGGCTCAATCTTCACCGTCACGATCCCCTTTACACAACTGGCGACTCAAGAACCGCGTGTACCCAAAACGGCCTTGTCAGGACAAAAGAACGCCATCATCAGTAGTGACAACCAGCAACTGCAGCAGATGCTTCGTGAACATCTCGAAGCCCATGGCATCAATGTGATGCTATGCGACAACGCAACGATGACACACCATCGATTAAATGAGGACAGGACGCAGGTCGACTTGTTATTGCTGGATAGCGCGCTACCGGGAGGAGCAATCTCATTGGCCAAGACGCTCCAAACAGCACAGACGGTTCGACCGAAAGTGATCTTTCTCGGGCCGCGAAGTCAAATGTTCAATGCTCAGGAGATGACCCAGCTCGGTATTGACACCTTTCTCCCTAAACCGGTTCAGACGACCCTTTTGTATCACGCACTTAAAGCGTCTTCAAACGTCATCAAGGCAGCACAACACAAAGAGACAACTCCTGCGACATCCCATATGCAGGGTCAATATCGCATCCTGCTGGCGGAAGACAACGAAGTGAACCAACGCCTTGTCCAACTCATCGTCCGCCCTCTGGATTATCACCTGACGATTGTTTCGAATGGGCAGCAAGCGGTTGAGGCAGTAGAAAAAGAAAATTTCTCCCTGATTCTGATGGATTGCCAGATGCCTCTAATGGATGGCTATGAAGCTGCCCAACGTATCAGACAACAAACAGCGACACCGATTATCGCCCTGACGGCCCACGCGGGTGAAGAAGATGTTCTACGCTGTAAAGACGCTGGTATGACAGATTATCTCTGCAAACCCTACCGGCAAATACAGCTTCTTGACATGATCGAAAAACACCTGCTTCCGAAGGTAGACTGA